In the genome of Candoia aspera isolate rCanAsp1 chromosome 4, rCanAsp1.hap2, whole genome shotgun sequence, the window caacaacaacaacaacaacaacaacaacaacaacatagtaataatagtaatggcTGCATCCATACTTATGGCTGCATCCATGTGTGTCAGTAATTTTTGTAGTGGCTGCATCTTAATGTGAATATTGATGGATAGGATTTTTAAAGGCTTTACTGAGTTCTGTGTGCAAATGGAACTTGGAGAAAGCTACAATTATTCCATGTGTTTAATAAATGTATAAGAGCTGCAATTGCCTTTGCACACTGTTCAGTTAATGCTTAGTACAGAAAGCtattaaaatgattttgaaagCAGCTACAGCTACTGAACCAATATTAGttccacaaaataaataaaatggaatgtgCACACCATGCTTTTCACTGAATTCCATGCATTCAGCTGAAGATATATGTAAAACAAGCTTACTCTACAAAATTGGGAAGCTCATTTTTCCAAGGTTTACCAGTCAAGAGCAAACTTTGCATAATGGTACTTAAGGAGAATCTAATTAGATTTTGTCAGAATATCTGGAAGTAAATGATAAACTGGTTTCATTGTTTTTGATTTAGCAACAACCAGTggggtataatggttaaggtgctatactaggagtggggagacccaggttctggtcctcccttaggcacagaagccaatcACTCCCTCAAAACTCTACTCGGTGTCAGGATCTGCAACTAGCTGGCTGGATGTGGCATGTGGGGGGGACTTGTTGTATCCTACATTTATGGTTTTCCTTGTTTGAAATAGGTGAGAACAGTACAAAAGAAGCAAAACTAGGAAACCACAGGGGACAAATGCTGAGGAAAAAAAGTGtgatgggttgttgttgttgttgttgttgttattattattattattattattattattattattgtacagGATAACTGTGGTATATTCAGTACATTGTAATATGTGAACTAAATGTGTGAAATGGTTTCCCCTTCCTGCTGTATAAACaagaacacaaacacacatattatAATGCAGAATAAAGTTAGCATCATTTGGCCACAGTCAGTAAACATGAGAGTGCAGATTACATTTTCTATTAATATCCTACAAGCAGGGAAAAGTTATTTGTTAGTTGCGTGAGGTTGAGCATGTTTCAGATTTATCTTCCAGTTATGTGCTGGAAGTTATCTGCTTTGGCAAGTTTTCTGGTCATCAAATGAGCATaactcagaaaaaaacaaaacaaaacaaaacaaaacaattttggtGTCATAACAATgttgtcttttttatttcatgATAGAGCAGAAATGAGCAAATTCTGAAACAATGATAAATGAAACTGCTCCAACAGAATTCCTCATCTTGGGCTTCTCTGGTCTTCAGGAATTGCAACTGCTACTCTTCTTTATCTTTCTGGTTCAATACATTTGTATTCTGTTAGGGAACATCTCCATCCTAACTGTTGCTTGCCTGGACCCACAGCTTCATACTCCCATGTACTACTTCCTAGGAAATCTCTCTTTTCTGGATATCTGTTATACCACTGCCAATGTCCCTCAAATACTAGTGCATCTCATGGCACAAAAGAAGAGTATCACATATGTTGCATGTGTAACTCAACTCTATTTTTTTGTCTCCTTTGTGGGCACCGAATGTATCCTTCTGGCTGCAATGGCCTATGATCGCTTTGCAGCTATCTGCCACCctttaaaatatactttcattATGAAGAAAACCTTTTGTGTGCAGTTAGCTGGTGTCTGTTGGGCAGGTGGATTTTTCAATTCAGCTCTTCACACTTACTTTACATTCCATCTGCCATTCTGTGGGGCTAATCAgatcaattatttcttttgtGACATTCCTCCCCTTCTAAAGCTTTCATGTGGAGACACCTCAGTAAATGAGATCACTTTGTTTGTTGCTGGGATATTGATAGGATGGACTCCATTTGTCTGCATTGTCCTCTCTTACATCTACATCATCTCCACAATCATGAAGATACAGTCCAATGAAGGGAGGATCAAAGCTTTCTCCACCTGCACCTCACACCTGACTATTGTCATCTTGTATTATGGAAGCACCATTTTCACCTATGTCCGGCCAATATCAACATACTCACTGGAGAAAGACCGACTCATTTCTGTCCTTTATAGCATTGTCACTCCCATGCTAAACCCTTTGATCTATACATTAAGAAACAAAGACATTAAGAATgccctgaaaaaaatatttctgagggCACTGTATTTGAGATGAAGGCAGAATTGTGgtttagcattttatttattcctttattgGAAAATTTGGAGTTCATCCTGTCTATCACCATGGATCAATGTGACTAGCAAatattctgtgtgtgtatattgtCTATTCTTTCTATTGTGAATACATGCTGTTGTGATATGTGTGTGTTCTAACTAAAGGTCCTGTTTGAAGTAACTTTTTGAAACTCAAATGCCAATTCTTAGATTGTCAATAATTACCTTCCTTCTAAGGAGCTTCAGACAGTGTACATGGATCTCTCCTTTTTTGCTTTGTGTTTATCTTGAACATTTAAAAGGACTGTTTGTCAGTCAACAATGAGTTGAATCCAAACTTGTTTCATTTGTGCCATTAATTTAATATGTGTCTGAACTGTCATTTTGTCATTGAGTAAGTAGTAAGCATGTCTGAACtatgtttaatttttcttcttcttagagCATAGGGTTGgttattagatagatagatagatagatagatagatagatagatagatagatagatagatagatagatagatagatagatgcttaGACACAGCCTATGGCAAACACATGTTTCTATGTTTGCAATTATTACATTGTTTGTATGTAAGATAAGATGAAAACATAAGACAAAATAATATTAGAAAAACTGTAAACATTTACCCACTTACCCACCAGTAAGTCCAATTAATCTCACATTTAGTAGTTCTAGGCCCTTTAACAATCCATCGTTATGTTTTTTTCAGAAATCTATTTATCTCCTTAATCTAATTCTCAAGCATTTTTCGTGACTATAGTTTTCTCACATCAATGTATGGGGTAGTGTACTGGGGAAGACACAGTGGACGGAAAGTAGAGTAACTGTAACAAGGCTTTCCAAACAACTTTATTTTACAATGTTTACATTTCATTTGTGGTACAGCTTTGgctggagtattttttttttttttttaatttaggtcCTGATTTTCAGAACCACATATACACTTACTGTGTTGGTCAGTAAATAGAAGCTCTCTAAGGAGGATCTGCCATCCTTGGTTCAGTTCTTGGTGTTCAGATGTCCTAACCAAATCAGATACAGCCATGTTTAAACAGAATTAGTAATGTTTCCATATATTTTAGTTGCACATGTATAAAAGTCTGTAAGAAATGTGCTCAGTGTATTTGGTATTGCCCAATAATGGTCAGGAGTCTTGAAAGCATAgccatcaataataataataataataataataataataataataataataataataatctgaaaatGTGTCAGCAGATAGAAAATTCTGATACATGCTTTCCAACTTAGATTTCATCTTAGATACTAGCTTccaagatcaatcaatcaattctcaTCTCCAGGGGTGGGTACCTTGACTGGCCATTAGCTCTTGAATCTGCACCTGGGATAAATTATTTCAGAGTTTGATATTTATTCTTTGGGTAGGAATAAATAGGTGGGATGTTCAGCATTATAACTGTGAGAACTTAATCCTAAAAAATGACTAAAAATGATGAGAGTATTATTTTCCCCACATTACCTTTAATCATGACAAACAAATGGTATCTATAATTAGCCATTTAGATCccatcccatttttatttttattgtatttattgcatgttaattgtcttgaattttaattttgtttttattgtaaaccacccagagtccctccttgggagggagatgggcggtgaggaagtttgataaagaaataaataaacaaataagcctATCTTAGGTCAAGATACACTGACTCCTTAGAAATTAGTATATACTCAGAAGAAAGACATTCAAATGATAATTTAGTAAAGTGCTATTCATGAACAGGGTTGAGTAAAGTGGTCTAAAAAAGTTAGAAGTTATTCTGGCTGATCAGAGACTTATACATTCTTCCCCAAAGTGATACTATAAATCCAGAAATTTAAACTTAGGTGTCCTCCTGTATAGATTGCTTAGACATTAAAAGCAAATACAGTGACATCCAGAACCAAAAAGCCCCCtgttgtggtggtggtagtggtgagcCCATAGGCAGAAGGCGTCTGttggtaaatgtttaagaacaGTCCCTTCTCCATTACCACTGCTGTACCATGCCACTAGCAGCAGAAAATCTGTCATGCTAGATATAGCGGCTTAGCTCTGCTCTCCACCAGATTGCAACATGCCAACAAAATTAACAATTGGCTCTCACAAGCTGATATGAGCCAGCTCCAGCACTGGActgcccacaggcatttttggtTGGAATATAGCCTGGTAGAACTTAAATTAAGGTAGCTTGAAGAGCAAAATAAAGAGAGAGATCTTCAAAGTGGTttgtcatttttagtttaaggaggactgggggtgggggtgggagtgatGAACTGGTGTACCTTTGCTTGTAGTTTCCTATTTTctggcaataaaattaaatatatgagatttagcattatttttttaCAAGTTGTATATCCTTTAGATATacaatgggggagatgggcggtggctaaatttgaaaattacatacatacatacatacatactatttgAACTGATACTTGGTTGTCACTGGACTGAACTCTAGATAATTGATCTTTAACATTACTAAATGCATTAATAACTGTTCTGGTCATACAGTAACTGGTGTGACTTATTGGTATTCAGAGgatgaagaaaacaaaaccagtAGAATAATCTTGCTTTCACTGATGTGTAAATTTGGTCTGCAGGCATTATAGAGCAGAATCCCAAGTATCATATACTAATTCACTTATCATGAAGCACATTCTTGTAATGCTATCTACCTagctatctctatctatctacctctctctctctccttctctctctcatatatatctatatatctctatctctatattttTAAGTGTCAAAAGGAAAAGACCATTTATTCTCAGATAATTTTGTTACTACTAGAGAGAATATTGACCATGAACTCATGCCTGTCGCTCTGATGTGGGATTCTGACCTAATACCGTGCCCACTGTAGACCACGGGGTTCCACATGAATTGGATACTCATCATGAGCAGAGATTAAAATGGCAACAGCTATTTCTGAGGAAAAACGATGACTTTTAGAAATCCATTTTGGCTAGAACATTGAGTAACATGATACAAACCCCAAATACTGATATCAGCTTAGCTTTATTGGAATATGATACACTATgctctgaagtaaaaaaaaaaaatgaacaggtccataaacaagtttaataaattattattaaattatttttatataaagaaaaagaagtcacTTGGATTGGCAAGAAGTGTAAAATCATGGAAAGAGTGGCCTGACCCACATAGCTGACTGCACATTGGACTTAGTGTTTTACCTTGGAGCAGATGAGACTTGATCTGAGTAATGAGACATTACCATCAATCGTTTGTCATGCATAGATAATTGCCTCATGACTACGGGGTTAACTGCAGCCACAGCCTCCACAAGAAGGATGGGTCAATTTGAATGATCTGCCCCAGGATTTTGGTGGATCCAGAATATTTTCAAAATGCGTTTGGGGAATTTCCCAGGAGTCTTGGGGTAGAGCTGTTGAATACTTTGTTAACtactgtgcgtgtgtgtatgtgtgcatgggtGAAACAGAGGAGCTCTGAGTGCTAGATAGGATTATTCATGAGCAGCCTCTTCCTGCCTGCCAAACCTGGGTTGGTCCTTGGTTTTCCTGGAAgcttgtggtggatttcggcactgCCACTGATTCCTCAGAAGaaaggagcacattccaggcagataagaggattcacggtccagagactgttgctgggaaagttaagaggttcaagctAACTCCATCCTAgaatctcccaggttatttacccttaggtcagttagtgtcagggtcagtctcgcttctcaataagacacagactcacttaatgggtattaaggatttctggtttattggaatgatggctgacagaacgaaaaacgggaacgggggtggtggtgtggaggtgccccttttataccctcttgtggtGCCccaggctcctccaccctgcattgtcccgatccctcttgatgggacccttgatggctgcctgggcgttttcccggtgtctccctTTGTCCCTCGGATttggttgtgtcctccagggcaccaggtgcagcttatctccgttcttccgacgtccttcttttcagctgtctatgggtccgtgGGCGTGGGTGCTttcgggtgcttgtgttaatccctggtttaattatctccttcctctatttcttaatgatcatgatctacgttgtgaggctctttgtgccttgcaacgaggtcatgacagttagagtagcaagattctgtctgtttggtgacagcaataaagaactggagtttggaatacactgactcgaaattgttcttgggctggcttTGACAAAGCTCCAAGAAATGAAGCAGGTGAAGAGATACCGGCAATGAAGCTGGTAGAAAATGAGGAGTATGACCAGTCTCAGATACAACCTCATATCTGAGCCTGTTCTTTGGTGATAAAGACAGTAAAACTGAAGCATTTCTTTGCCTTTATTTCATCTACAGAATGTCATCCAGCTATTATTTTTATGGTGCCTCAGTCCCTACTTGGACTACTGCTAATCAGAAGATTCATGTACTCATCTGAGCAGGCATGACAGAGGTTAAAGTTCAAACTTAGCGCTTGGAATTGGACTTGCATTGCAGTAGCCAACTTAGAACTAAGTCATTATACTAATATGATCCAACTGTCTATCTACAATCAAAACAAGCAGCCATATTTTATATGAGCTGAATTCTCTGAATCCTCATCAAAGTGTGACACATTTCAAGGAGTACTATGTAATCCAGTCTAAGTGCAACTAGTGCAACACGTGAAAGATTTGTTTTACCTTCCATACAGACAGGTATGTTGAAGCTGATAGTTTGGTCAGGATTTTAGAAGATATTCCTGATAATTTTCACTATGGGATCAGTCAAGTCTCTGCCCAAGTTAATACCTGTGTGTCCAGGACACCAACCTCAGAGATCAAGAGAATATGGTCAGCAACTCTTAAACAGTTGGTAATGTTGAAGTAAAATGTGACCCTTTCACAAAATCTTTAGTTCCAGCACAATAATATATTGATATTTTTCTACTTCTAGTTCTACTTCACCATGCAGTGAGAAAATGGAACCTCATTTGCTTTGGAAAGTCACTTCAGCCTTATGCAAAAtttgaatgtatttatatattgagtgtatgtatgtgtgtctgtgtgtctgtgtgtgtgtgtgtgtgtgtgtgtgtgtattcattcattctagaGCAAAATAAGGAAAGTTGCACCCCCCAACCTTATTTTATGAAGATGACCACCTTtcacagtaaaatatatatatatatcttccttTCTCTAGAAAGGCTGACAAAAGTGAAGAGAAGTTGGATGCCACTTCTCTAAAAATATAACATTCATCATACTTACAGTGTGTGAACTGGAGGATGTGGATATATTTGTATTCTATAAGTCTGTAAAACAAAAGGTAAGAGAAAATGGCTCCAGGATCCATAGGTCAGAGGCACACAGTTCTTCAAACGTCACCTCAGGGGAATGCAGAAAAATAGGTTGGATTTTTTGGAGTGGCGGGGGGTGCAGGAAAAGGCATCTATCATCTCAAAATGTTTAATAGACAGAGACCAAGCTCAGTATTCCTGCGGTCATAATTCTTTCCTGTCCTCCACCACAGTGCCCAAACTACAAGAGTAggatttaattatatataattttttctttttcaaaacaaataaatctttattgCATTCATTAATCTGCACAAAGCAAATACACAATAGGAGTAAGCCTAAGGATGAAACTCAAATGATTAAAATGacgtaaaatacaaaataataattgaaactAAAAGACATTGTAAAAGTAAAAGCTTCATTTAAATGTAAGACATTTTGGCTAAGCTAAGCGTTAAGAGTAGGCCATATTCAGCAGACCATAATCAACCCAGATTCGACTGCTTTTAGCACTATCTGCTTACTTTATACGCAGCGGTACAGAACCTGGCTATGTTATGTGTTGTTTCAGGGTTGTTGTCAGATATCAGAAACTATACATGTTGTTGGGTATTAAATCATGTAATATTAGTCAGAAGGAGAGTCATTAGGGCTCTGTAGAGTTCCTATCAAACTGACGGTAGAGGATGACATGCTCACAACTTCTACTTGTCCTAACTTGCAGGTGTATGCTCATAATGGCCACAGCATATTTGCATATCTATGTTCAAGGAGCACCGAAGGGAGAGCATTCTGTTAGGCTAGGATGAAATCACTCCCTCTGGCTCAGGACATCCAGCTGCATGAGAGATGTAGTTGGAGTCATGACATACCTTGAACTATCAGCCATGAAGACTCGAAGCTTATTTCCTTAATTATTTTGACATTCTATATCAAACAGGCTCTGTTTGAATGTCACTATTATTTGTTTGAAGTCCATAGAGAGTAAGTGAAGAGGTGAAAGCCCTAGGAGTGAATTGCTTGCTTCCACATAGGTTGAACACCATCCCCTAAATATAAGGGGAGGGGGTAAAACCATAGGATGGAGTGACAACCTCAGCCAGTAGTTTAATGAGGCCTACCATATTATATTCTCCACTCCTGCTATTCTTGCCTTAATGCATTCTCTTTCTTCATCAAGGTAATCTCACAATTCAGTAATTTCAAGGCCTCTTTGAAGTCACTTTCTAAAAAGTTTCTTTAGAGCATTCTTCACATCTTCATTTTTCAGGCTGTAAATAATGGGATTTAACATGGGGGTTAGGACACTGTACTGGATTGACACAAGCCTGTCCATTGTGTCTGAGTAGCCAGAGGCAGGTTTCATGTACCTAATGATTGCAGTCCCGCAGAATAAGAGAACCACTGTAAGGTGGGAAGCACAAGTAGAGAATGCCTTCTGCCGGCCTTCTGCAGAACTTATCCTGAGAATGGTGCTAATGATACAAACATAGGAAGCTATGATTAGAAGAAGGGCAGCAAACCCGAATGGCATGCTAAAGGTAAGAATTACCATTTCATTGGCAAAAGTGCCAGTGCAGGACAGTTGCAACAGCAAAGGTAGCTCACAGCTGAAATGGTTAATGTTGCTGGGACCACAGAACTGTAGGTCAGCTAAAAAAAGAGTATTAACACAGGAATCCAGGAAACCTGATACCCATGCAGCCAGTACCATTTGGATGCACAAGCGGTGGCTGATAATGGTGCTGTATCTCAGAGGGTTGCATATGGCAGCATAACGATCATAAGCCATTGCTGAAAGTAAGAAGATCTCTGTCCCAGccatgaaaataaagaaaaagaccTGAGCTATGCAGCCACAGAGAGAAATTGTCTTTTTTGTAGCTAGGAGATTCTGTAGCATTTTGGGAACCGTTACAGAGGAATAGCAGATGTCAAGGAAGGATAAGTTAAtgagaaagaaatacattggaGTGTGTAGGTGAGGATTAGCCCTTATTACCAATATGATGACCATATTCCCTGCCAGCGTTATTAAGTAGATAGGTAAGAAGATCAGGAACAAGAATGCCTGGAGTGTTGGATCACCAGAAAGTCCCAAGAGAAGAAATTCAGTCACAGCTGTTTGGTTTTCCATAGTACTTTTCTCAATGgggttgattgattaattgattatgtgccatcaagttggtgccaACTCTTAACAacaacatagatagattttgtccatgatGATTTGTCCCCAACCTGTTCCTTtcggtcttccaacagtgcacccatcagcATTGTAActaaatccatccaccttgcctcaGAGGGAAAGTAATctggaaataaaacaaacaaacaaacaaacaaataaataaacaaacaaacaaacaattaaattCCAGAGGAATTCTGATACTCAGATCacagggatacacacacacacacaaactttttaaaatataaattccttctTGTAGCTATTGGTTCTgggtgtgtgtctctgtgtgagtatctgtgtgtgtgtgtgtgtatctatctatctatctatctatctatctatctatctatctatctatctatctatctatctccaggaAACCTCAAACTCATGTAGCCAGTACCGTTTGGATGCATAAGTGGTGGCTGATAATGGTGCTGTATCTCGGAGGGTTGCATATGGCAGCATAACATTCATAAGCCATTGCTGAAAGTAAGAAGATCTCTGTTCCAAccatgaaaataaagtaaaagaccTGAGCTATGCAGCCACAAAGAGAAAGTGTCTTTTTTGTAAAGACAATtgtcaatttatatatatatatatatatatatgactcaTGTGTTAGTTGGATTTATTTATGTCAATGGAAACAATTTTCATCTGACTGACAAAAGCTGGCTTTGGAGCAAATATAACTAGGCTGCACATTGCAAATGAGGCTAATTTTTTAACATCTCTTCTGATTGTGTCACTTCTTTGTAATTGGCATTAGATTACAGGGTTTTAATGACTAATTTGAAGTATATCTTCTAAAGTAAATAGTATTAACAATATTTTTGGCACTAGTATATACAGATTATACTGTATCACTGTATTACCACATCACAGAATACATACACAATTACATTAATGGTTGCAATCAGATATGACATAAAATGTATATGTaaatataagagccagtttggtgtagtggttaaggcatcaggctagaaatggggagactgtgagttctaatctgaccttaggcacaaaaccagtgggtgaccttgggccagtcactttctcagagccctaggaaggaggcaatgtcaaaccacttctgaaaaaccttgtcaagaaaacttcagggacttctccaggcaatctctgaaaatcagacacaactgaatggatatgtgtgtgtgtgtgtatgtgtgtatttaatcCCCTGTAAGAAGCTTAttaattttaacaaaattaaTTTCAGTTATCCAAAAATACtgagatggaaaaaaaacagaaattttgtccagtttttttctttaaacactgTGATCTTCCCTATAATTAGATTTCTCACTTTCTGCACTTTGAACTACTATTTTCAGTTTAGAAATATTCTACAATGCtgttaaaaatatgtaattttgAGACACCAATTTTAAAGGATAAGTGATGGCCAACTTTGTATAGGCTGGGAAACTAAGTAGATTCATGACTCATTACTACTTGACTGGGAGACCATCAGGGATCACCAGGACTATAGGATAGACCAGAAAGTCAAAAAGCATccaagaagaaagcagtggcaaattgCATCCATACTATTGCCtacaaaactgcatggatgtgtccttgAAATCAGAAGCTGGTCTTGATTCAAAATAGCCTTTACCTTTACGCTGAGAACAAATATAGTTTGTAAGTTGTGATTATCTAAAAAAAATACATCCGTAAATGTACATTTAAATACATTGTTCATATTGTTAATAACATGAGATTAATAAAGTAACAGGATTAAATTGATCTATAAATGAACACATGTAGAATTGGATTGAAAAGAAATTAATCTGGCATGAAGACAGCCTACAGCTATTTGACAAATATTCAAAGTTGCATTTAAATGTATATGGCGATTTATAGACTTCCTTAGATATGTTACTTGTGAAATGATTCCCACTatccaattttattttcttgtaagTCATGGTGAACAAGGCATGGTAATGCTGCATTACTCCCACTGTAAGCTTCTTTCAGACTTTTTCAGAGGTATATGGACTACCTAGGCCTTAACCTTGATCTAGTATTATTTTTGTCTTATTCAATCATTTTGGGTGCATTTGGGTGATTACATAGAACCtgtttgcaactccttaaaccaaatgtaCTGTTTCCCAAGACTGAGCTGCAGCAGCTGAGGATGAAGCTTCTTCAAGGAGTTGCAAAACAGGTGTTGCATGAATGCTCCTGAACCTTACAATTCTATTTGAAAATACATGGAATAATATTTTacaactcagaacaaggctgtgttggttaaaacaaaaacaaaaacaaaacaaaaaacattctaTAAGAAACTCACTTCAGATTGTTTTTCTACTTTGATCCATAAATAATAGGGCGGAGGCAAATCTTACCTACTTCATGACTCTCTTTTTGCACTAGCATGGGATCAGCTCtgtgaaaataaatattatttgtagATATAGATGGAATGACATtttgtgaggttttttttaataatgtaagaaatgatagatagatagatagatggatggatggatggatggatggatggatagatagatagatagatagatagatagatagatagatagatagatagatagagatggtag includes:
- the LOC134495494 gene encoding olfactory receptor 5V1-like is translated as MINETAPTEFLILGFSGLQELQLLLFFIFLVQYICILLGNISILTVACLDPQLHTPMYYFLGNLSFLDICYTTANVPQILVHLMAQKKSITYVACVTQLYFFVSFVGTECILLAAMAYDRFAAICHPLKYTFIMKKTFCVQLAGVCWAGGFFNSALHTYFTFHLPFCGANQINYFFCDIPPLLKLSCGDTSVNEITLFVAGILIGWTPFVCIVLSYIYIISTIMKIQSNEGRIKAFSTCTSHLTIVILYYGSTIFTYVRPISTYSLEKDRLISVLYSIVTPMLNPLIYTLRNKDIKNALKKIFLRALYLR
- the LOC134495495 gene encoding olfactory receptor 5V1-like, with the translated sequence MENQTAVTEFLLLGLSGDPTLQAFLFLIFLPIYLITLAGNMVIILVIRANPHLHTPMYFFLINLSFLDICYSSVTVPKMLQNLLATKKTISLCGCIAQVFFFIFMAGTEIFLLSAMAYDRYAAICNPLRYSTIISHRLCIQMVLAAWVSGFLDSCVNTLFLADLQFCGPSNINHFSCELPLLLQLSCTGTFANEMVILTFSMPFGFAALLLIIASYVCIISTILRISSAEGRQKAFSTCASHLTVVLLFCGTAIIRYMKPASGYSDTMDRLVSIQYSVLTPMLNPIIYSLKNEDVKNALKKLFRK